Proteins from one Streptomyces genisteinicus genomic window:
- the pepN gene encoding aminopeptidase N, which yields MPGENLSRDEARTRAELLSVEAYHVALDVRSAVGDAQEGAGPRTFRSVTTIRFRAAEPGAPVFVDLVAPSVTGITLNGRELDPADAFDGARITLDAVDAENVLVVDARCAYSRTGEGLHRFVDPEDGEVYLYTQYEPADARRVFANFEQPDLKAPFRFEVTAPEGWTVWSNGEGARDADGVWRFAETRPISTYITAVVAGPYHYETDVYERALPDGTTLRIPLGAMCRKGLARHFDADDIFLVTKQGLDFFHEHFDYPYPFGKYDQAFVPEYNIGAMENPGCVTFREEFVFRGNVTQASYERRANVILHEMAHMWFGDLVTMQWWDDLWLKESFADFMGSFSMVEATRFTNGWVTFANNRKAWAYRADQLPSTHPITADIRDLEDAKLNFDGITYAKGASVLKQLVAYVGRDAFLEGARRYFKRHAYGNTRLGDLLSVLEETSGRDMKEWSRAWLETSGVNSLTPEVSCDPQGRVASLAVVQDGDTLRPHRVVVGLYRVEGAKLVRYASTGADVTGARTEVPGLVGADRPDLVLVNDEDLTYCKTRFDEGSLATLRAHLGDIDDPLARALCWSALWNLTRDALMPARDFIGLVLRFAGRESDIGVLQMLHAWARGALVHYAAPGWREEGGRLLAAGALTELRRAEPGSQHQLTWARFLASVAAGPEDFQLLAGLLDGTARIDGLDVDQELRWAFLAPLAAHGAADEAAIAAELARDDTASGKRHEVRCLASRPSAAVKDQAWAAVVESDALSNALVEATIAGFAQPSQRELTAPYAPKYFAAIERVWAERSIQIGMDVVRDLYPSFQDPGSTLAATDAWLAAHESAAPALRRLVLESRDDLARAQRAQERDARA from the coding sequence GTGCCCGGTGAGAATCTGTCCCGCGACGAGGCCCGTACCCGGGCCGAGCTGCTGTCCGTCGAGGCGTACCACGTCGCCCTCGACGTGCGGTCCGCCGTCGGGGACGCGCAGGAGGGGGCGGGGCCGCGGACGTTCCGCTCCGTCACCACGATCCGGTTCCGGGCCGCCGAGCCCGGCGCCCCGGTCTTCGTCGACCTCGTGGCACCGTCCGTGACCGGCATCACGCTCAACGGGCGCGAGCTGGACCCGGCGGACGCCTTCGACGGCGCGCGCATCACCCTCGACGCCGTCGACGCCGAGAACGTCCTCGTCGTGGACGCCCGCTGCGCCTACAGCAGGACCGGCGAGGGCCTGCACCGCTTCGTCGACCCGGAGGACGGCGAGGTGTACCTCTACACCCAGTACGAGCCGGCCGACGCGCGCCGGGTCTTCGCCAACTTCGAGCAGCCGGATCTCAAGGCGCCGTTCCGCTTCGAGGTGACCGCGCCCGAGGGCTGGACCGTCTGGAGCAACGGGGAGGGGGCGCGCGACGCCGACGGGGTGTGGCGCTTCGCCGAGACCCGGCCCATCTCCACGTACATCACGGCCGTCGTCGCCGGGCCGTACCACTACGAGACCGACGTCTACGAGCGGGCGCTCCCCGACGGCACCACGCTGCGGATCCCGCTCGGCGCGATGTGCCGCAAGGGCCTGGCCCGCCACTTCGACGCCGACGACATCTTCCTCGTCACCAAGCAGGGGCTGGACTTCTTCCACGAGCACTTCGACTACCCGTACCCGTTCGGGAAGTACGACCAGGCGTTCGTCCCCGAGTACAACATCGGCGCCATGGAGAACCCGGGCTGCGTCACCTTCCGCGAGGAGTTCGTCTTCCGCGGCAACGTGACGCAGGCGTCCTACGAGCGCCGCGCCAACGTGATCCTGCACGAGATGGCGCACATGTGGTTCGGCGACCTGGTCACCATGCAGTGGTGGGACGACCTGTGGCTGAAGGAGTCCTTCGCCGACTTCATGGGCTCCTTCTCGATGGTCGAGGCCACCCGCTTCACCAACGGCTGGGTGACGTTCGCCAACAACCGCAAGGCCTGGGCCTACCGGGCCGACCAGCTGCCCTCCACCCACCCGATCACGGCCGACATCCGCGACCTGGAGGACGCCAAGCTCAACTTCGACGGCATCACCTACGCCAAGGGCGCCTCGGTGCTCAAGCAGCTGGTGGCGTACGTGGGGCGGGACGCGTTCCTGGAGGGGGCCCGGCGCTACTTCAAGCGCCACGCCTACGGCAACACCCGCCTCGGCGACCTGCTGTCCGTCCTGGAGGAGACCTCCGGCCGCGACATGAAGGAGTGGTCGCGGGCCTGGCTGGAGACCTCGGGCGTCAACTCGCTCACCCCCGAGGTGAGCTGCGACCCGCAGGGGCGCGTCGCCTCGCTGGCCGTCGTGCAGGACGGCGACACCCTGCGCCCGCACCGGGTCGTCGTCGGGCTCTACCGGGTCGAGGGCGCCAAACTCGTGCGGTACGCGTCGACCGGTGCCGACGTCACCGGCGCCCGCACCGAGGTGCCGGGCCTGGTGGGCGCCGACCGCCCGGACCTGGTGCTCGTCAACGACGAGGACCTGACCTACTGCAAGACCCGCTTCGACGAGGGCTCGCTCGCGACGCTCCGGGCCCACCTCGGCGACATCGACGACCCGCTGGCGCGGGCGCTGTGCTGGTCCGCGCTGTGGAACCTCACCCGCGACGCGCTGATGCCGGCACGGGACTTCATCGGCCTGGTGCTGCGGTTCGCGGGGCGCGAGAGCGACATCGGGGTCCTCCAGATGCTGCACGCCTGGGCGCGCGGCGCCCTCGTGCACTACGCCGCACCCGGATGGCGCGAGGAGGGCGGGCGGCTGCTGGCGGCGGGCGCGCTGACCGAGCTCCGCCGGGCCGAGCCCGGCAGCCAGCACCAGCTGACATGGGCGCGCTTCCTCGCCTCCGTGGCGGCCGGCCCGGAGGACTTCCAGCTGCTCGCCGGGCTGCTGGACGGCACCGCGCGCATCGACGGACTCGACGTCGACCAGGAACTGCGCTGGGCGTTCCTCGCGCCGCTCGCCGCGCACGGGGCCGCCGACGAGGCGGCGATCGCCGCGGAACTGGCGCGGGACGACACGGCGTCGGGCAAGCGGCACGAGGTGCGCTGCCTCGCGTCGCGGCCGTCCGCCGCGGTCAAGGACCAGGCGTGGGCGGCGGTCGTGGAGTCCGACGCGCTCTCCAACGCACTGGTCGAGGCGACGATCGCGGGCTTCGCGCAGCCGTCCCAGCGGGAGCTGACCGCGCCCTACGCGCCGAAGTACTTCGCGGCGATCGAGCGGGTGTGGGCGGAGCGGTCGATCCAGATCGGGATGGACGTGGTGCGCGACCTGTACCCGTCGTTCCAGGACCCCGGGAGCACGCTGGCCGCGACGGACGCGTGGCTCGCCGCGCACGAGTCGGCGGCGCCGGCGCTGCGCCGGCTCGTCCTCGAGTCCCGGGACGACCTGGCGCGCGCGCAGCGCGCCCAGGAGCGGGACGCGCGCGCGTAG
- a CDS encoding amino acid permease → MSRTSAPAPAVQPDDTRLSHGLKQRHLSMIALGGVIGAGLFVGSGAGIAAAGPSIVVAYALSGLLVMLVMRMLGEMSAANPASGSFSVHAERAIGPWAGFTAGWAFWFLLCVAVGLEAMGAAKIMTNWLPGTPEWAWVALFMLVFCGTNLAAVKNFGEFEFWFAALKVGAIALFLGIGVLAIAGVLPGTEAPGTANLTGDGGFLPNGVDGLVVGLLASVFAYGGLETVTIAAAESEHPVQGVAKAVRTAMWRIAVFYIGSMAVIVTLVPWNDPDVADPDKGPYVTTLAHLDIPGAATALQIVVFVALLSAMNANIYGASRMACSLVARGQGPKAVGRTFGGVPRVAVLVSSVFGFLCVLLSYWRPEDVFQWLLNMIGAIILVVWIFIAVSQLILRRRTEREAPEKLVVRMWLFPGLTWLALLGMAAVFVLMLREEATRLQLLGTGILTVALAAGGLLLQKRREARTAAEAERAGSAG, encoded by the coding sequence ATGTCCCGGACCTCCGCGCCCGCGCCCGCCGTCCAGCCGGACGACACACGGCTCTCGCACGGCCTCAAGCAACGCCACCTCTCGATGATCGCCCTCGGCGGGGTCATCGGCGCCGGGCTCTTCGTGGGCTCCGGCGCCGGCATCGCCGCGGCCGGCCCCTCGATCGTCGTCGCCTACGCCCTCTCCGGCCTGCTCGTCATGCTGGTGATGCGGATGCTCGGCGAGATGTCCGCCGCCAACCCGGCGTCCGGCTCCTTCTCCGTCCACGCGGAGCGCGCCATCGGCCCCTGGGCGGGTTTCACGGCGGGCTGGGCGTTCTGGTTCCTGCTCTGCGTGGCCGTGGGCCTGGAGGCGATGGGCGCCGCCAAGATCATGACGAACTGGCTGCCCGGCACGCCCGAGTGGGCCTGGGTCGCGCTGTTCATGCTCGTCTTCTGCGGCACCAACCTGGCCGCGGTGAAGAACTTCGGCGAGTTCGAGTTCTGGTTCGCCGCGCTCAAGGTCGGCGCCATCGCCCTCTTCCTGGGCATCGGCGTGCTCGCGATCGCCGGCGTGCTGCCCGGCACCGAGGCGCCCGGCACGGCCAACCTCACCGGCGACGGCGGCTTCCTCCCCAACGGCGTCGACGGCCTCGTCGTCGGCCTGCTCGCCTCCGTGTTCGCCTACGGCGGCCTGGAGACGGTGACCATCGCCGCCGCCGAGTCCGAGCACCCGGTGCAGGGCGTCGCCAAGGCCGTGCGCACGGCGATGTGGCGGATCGCCGTCTTCTACATCGGCTCGATGGCCGTCATCGTCACCCTGGTGCCGTGGAACGACCCGGACGTCGCCGACCCGGACAAGGGCCCGTACGTGACCACGCTGGCCCACCTCGACATCCCGGGCGCGGCCACCGCTCTCCAGATCGTCGTCTTCGTCGCCCTGCTCTCCGCGATGAACGCCAACATCTACGGCGCCTCCCGGATGGCCTGCTCGCTGGTCGCCCGCGGCCAGGGCCCGAAGGCGGTGGGGCGCACCTTCGGCGGTGTGCCGCGGGTCGCTGTCCTGGTCTCGTCGGTGTTCGGCTTCCTGTGCGTGCTGCTCAGCTACTGGCGGCCCGAGGACGTCTTCCAGTGGCTGCTCAACATGATCGGCGCGATCATCCTGGTGGTCTGGATCTTCATCGCCGTCTCCCAGCTGATCCTGCGCCGCCGCACCGAGCGCGAGGCGCCCGAGAAGCTGGTCGTGCGCATGTGGCTCTTCCCCGGACTGACCTGGCTCGCGCTGCTGGGCATGGCCGCGGTGTTCGTGCTGATGCTGCGCGAGGAGGCGACCCGACTCCAGCTGCTGGGCACCGGCATCCTGACCGTGGCGCTGGCGGCCGGCGGCCTGCTCCTCCAGAAGCGCCGCGAGGCGCGCACGGCCGCCGAGGCCGAGCGGGCGGGCTCCGCCGGCTGA
- a CDS encoding S8 family serine peptidase: MTPQSQSSTTGRAVGHRRVARVAAAASVVAALVAAGVGPAVASAPAADPAGSDGVKAAQASDKIGQADENLLAEAEAKGDKTVTVMVATAPGATEQVAGQLDAVQGASVGRTFDELGYVRATLPTDKAEAALKAAAKLSSVHGIDLKHEIELDDPTPAADTTKAAGIASAQVGLYPAPGKNTPAKNPYNPSFETGAVDFVKQNPKADGRGVTIGILDSGIDVAHPALQKTTTGERKIVDWVTATDPVADGDGTWLRMDASVSGPVFTADGRTWKAPQGSFKYRQFKESATLGGDMAGDLNRDGDTTDTWGVLYDEGTRTARVDLNNDGDFTNDTVMKPYRNGFQIGYFGTDDPKTPVVERIPFVLEVRKDVVYNAAGATADFVSIGVIEGSHGTHVAGITAANSLFGGKMNGAAPGAKLVSSRACTWSGGCTNIALTEGMADLVINRGVDIVNMSIGGLPALNDGNNARAALYTRLIDTYGVQLVISAGNSGPGTNTLGDPAVADKVISVGASISKETWAANYGSGVDKKYAMLPFSSRGPREDGGFTPTIVAPGASINTTQTWSPGGPVAEAGYQLPPGYSMLQGTSMSSPQTAGAAALLLSAAKQKDIELTPAKLRTALTSTAKTIDGVLAHEQGAGLIDIVDAWKAIKQGADVHEYSVKAPVDTAIDFALANPGFGTGLYDREGGLEVGKARTYDVTITRTTGPKKALAHTLKWLNNDGTFKLLSGRNVKLPLNQPVTVTVQAKARTAGVHSAILVADDAATIGSDKQILTTVVASQALAKPAFGISESGSVQRNSHKSYFVTVPEGAKTLEVSLSGLAADSQTRFIALHPYGTPVDPTSTVNCYPNYPNPANTCRPDVRTYPNPTPGVWEIEVESRRTSPLLDNPYTLDATVLGASFAPAVQTLPEAQIGVPADVQWNVTNDFGPIAGKLAGGPLGSAKVARPSIKHGESQVYTVTLAEGVDRLDVAIGSTSDTGADLDLTVYRGTTQVGQAADGDSEEAVSLVKPAAGTYRIVVDGYSVPAGTTEFDYRDVFFSPSLGTLKVDDAKPVSLGNGATAAVGAQVVVSGAAPEGRQFFGEVSLVNARGTAAGAGSVVITKVTG; encoded by the coding sequence ATGACCCCCCAGTCCCAGAGCTCCACAACAGGGCGCGCCGTCGGCCACAGACGTGTGGCGCGCGTGGCCGCGGCAGCCTCCGTGGTGGCCGCGCTCGTCGCCGCCGGCGTCGGCCCGGCCGTCGCCTCCGCTCCCGCCGCCGACCCGGCCGGTTCGGACGGCGTCAAGGCCGCCCAGGCATCGGACAAGATCGGCCAGGCGGACGAGAACCTGCTCGCCGAGGCCGAGGCCAAGGGCGACAAGACGGTGACCGTCATGGTCGCCACCGCGCCCGGCGCGACCGAGCAGGTCGCCGGCCAGCTCGACGCGGTGCAGGGCGCCTCGGTCGGCAGGACGTTCGACGAGCTCGGCTACGTCCGGGCCACGCTGCCCACCGACAAGGCCGAGGCGGCGCTCAAGGCGGCCGCCAAGCTCTCCTCCGTCCACGGCATCGACCTCAAGCACGAGATCGAGCTGGACGACCCGACCCCGGCCGCCGACACCACCAAGGCCGCGGGCATCGCCTCGGCGCAGGTCGGCCTCTACCCGGCGCCCGGCAAGAACACCCCGGCGAAGAACCCGTACAACCCGTCCTTCGAAACCGGTGCGGTCGACTTCGTCAAGCAGAACCCGAAGGCGGACGGCCGTGGCGTGACCATCGGCATCCTGGACTCCGGCATCGACGTCGCGCACCCGGCGCTGCAGAAGACCACGACCGGCGAGCGCAAGATCGTCGACTGGGTCACCGCGACCGACCCGGTCGCCGACGGCGACGGCACCTGGCTGCGCATGGACGCCTCGGTCAGCGGACCGGTGTTCACCGCCGACGGCCGTACCTGGAAGGCCCCGCAGGGCTCCTTCAAGTACCGCCAGTTCAAGGAGTCCGCCACCCTCGGCGGCGACATGGCCGGCGACCTCAACCGCGACGGCGACACCACCGACACCTGGGGTGTGCTGTACGACGAGGGCACCCGCACCGCGCGGGTCGACCTGAACAACGACGGCGACTTCACCAACGACACCGTCATGAAGCCGTACCGCAACGGCTTCCAGATCGGCTACTTCGGCACCGACGACCCGAAGACCCCGGTCGTCGAGCGGATCCCGTTCGTGCTCGAGGTCCGCAAGGACGTCGTCTACAACGCCGCCGGCGCGACCGCGGACTTCGTCAGCATCGGCGTCATCGAGGGCTCGCACGGCACCCACGTCGCCGGCATCACCGCCGCCAACAGCCTCTTCGGCGGCAAGATGAACGGCGCCGCGCCCGGCGCCAAGCTGGTCTCGTCCCGCGCCTGCACCTGGAGCGGCGGCTGCACCAACATCGCGCTCACCGAGGGCATGGCCGACCTGGTCATCAACCGCGGCGTGGACATCGTCAACATGTCCATCGGCGGGCTCCCGGCGCTGAACGACGGCAACAACGCGCGTGCCGCGCTCTACACCCGGCTGATCGACACCTACGGCGTCCAGCTGGTGATCTCCGCCGGCAACTCCGGCCCCGGCACCAACACGCTGGGCGACCCGGCCGTCGCCGACAAGGTCATCTCGGTCGGCGCGTCGATCTCCAAGGAGACCTGGGCCGCCAACTACGGCTCCGGCGTCGACAAGAAGTACGCCATGCTCCCCTTCTCCTCGCGCGGCCCGCGTGAGGACGGCGGCTTCACGCCGACGATCGTCGCGCCCGGCGCCTCGATCAACACCACGCAGACCTGGTCCCCGGGCGGTCCGGTCGCCGAGGCGGGCTACCAGCTGCCGCCCGGCTACTCGATGCTCCAGGGCACCTCGATGTCGTCCCCGCAGACCGCGGGCGCGGCGGCGCTGCTGCTCTCGGCCGCCAAGCAGAAGGACATCGAGCTCACCCCGGCCAAGCTGCGCACCGCGCTCACCAGCACCGCCAAGACGATCGACGGTGTGCTCGCCCACGAGCAGGGCGCCGGCCTGATCGACATCGTCGACGCGTGGAAGGCCATCAAGCAGGGCGCCGACGTCCACGAGTACAGCGTGAAGGCCCCGGTCGACACCGCGATCGACTTCGCGCTGGCGAACCCGGGCTTCGGCACCGGCCTGTACGACCGCGAGGGCGGCCTGGAGGTCGGCAAGGCGCGTACGTACGACGTCACCATCACCCGCACCACGGGCCCGAAGAAGGCCCTGGCGCACACGCTGAAGTGGCTGAACAACGACGGCACCTTCAAGCTGCTCAGCGGCAGGAACGTCAAGCTCCCGCTGAACCAGCCGGTCACCGTCACCGTGCAGGCCAAGGCCCGCACCGCCGGTGTGCACAGCGCGATCCTGGTCGCCGACGACGCCGCCACCATCGGCTCGGACAAGCAGATCCTGACGACGGTCGTCGCCTCCCAGGCGCTGGCCAAGCCCGCCTTCGGGATCTCCGAGTCCGGCTCCGTGCAGCGCAACAGCCACAAGAGCTACTTCGTGACCGTGCCCGAGGGCGCCAAGACCCTCGAGGTGTCCCTGAGCGGTCTCGCGGCGGACAGCCAGACCCGCTTCATCGCACTGCACCCGTACGGCACGCCGGTCGACCCGACGTCCACGGTGAACTGCTACCCGAACTACCCGAACCCGGCGAACACCTGCCGTCCGGACGTCCGCACCTACCCGAACCCGACCCCGGGCGTGTGGGAGATCGAGGTCGAGTCCCGTCGCACCTCGCCGCTGCTGGACAACCCGTACACGCTGGACGCCACCGTGCTCGGCGCCTCCTTCGCCCCGGCGGTGCAGACGCTCCCCGAGGCCCAGATCGGCGTCCCGGCGGACGTGCAGTGGAACGTGACGAACGACTTCGGTCCGATCGCCGGCAAGCTCGCGGGCGGTCCCCTCGGCTCCGCCAAGGTCGCCCGCCCGTCGATCAAGCACGGCGAGTCCCAGGTCTACACGGTCACCCTGGCTGAGGGCGTGGACCGCCTCGACGTGGCCATCGGCTCGACCTCGGACACGGGCGCGGACCTGGACCTCACGGTCTACCGCGGCACGACCCAGGTCGGCCAGGCCGCGGACGGCGACTCGGAGGAGGCGGTGAGCCTGGTGAAGCCGGCCGCCGGCACCTACCGGATCGTGGTCGACGGCTACTCGGTCCCGGCCGGGACCACCGAGTTCGACTACCGCGACGTGTTCTTCTCCCCGTCCCTCGGCACGCTGAAGGTCGACGACGCCAAGCCGGTGTCGCTCGGCAACGGCGCGACGGCGGCCGTGGGCGCGCAGGTCGTGGTGAGCGGTGCCGCTCCCGAGGGACGTCAATTCTTCGGCGAGGTCTCCCTGGTCAACGCCCGCGGCACCGCCGCGGGTGCCGGCAGCGTGGTGATCACCAAGGTCACCGGCTGA
- a CDS encoding superoxide dismutase: protein MAIYTLPELPYDYAALEPVISPEIIELHHDKHHAAYVKGANDTLEQLEEARDKEAWGSINGLEKNLAFHLSGHILHSIYWHNMTGDGGGEPLEKDGTGELADAIAESFGSFAKFKAQLTKASATTQGSGWGVLAYEPVSGRLIVEQVYDHQGNVGQGSVPILVFDAWEHAFYLQYKNQKVDFIEAMWRVVNWQDVAKRFTEAKGRTPLITP from the coding sequence ATGGCCATCTACACGCTTCCTGAACTTCCGTACGACTACGCGGCGCTCGAGCCGGTGATCAGCCCCGAGATCATCGAGCTCCACCACGACAAGCACCACGCCGCGTACGTGAAGGGCGCCAACGACACCCTCGAGCAGCTCGAGGAGGCGCGCGACAAGGAGGCCTGGGGCTCGATCAACGGGCTGGAGAAGAACCTCGCGTTCCACCTCTCCGGCCACATCCTGCACAGCATCTACTGGCACAACATGACCGGCGACGGCGGCGGCGAGCCGCTGGAGAAGGACGGCACCGGCGAGCTCGCCGACGCCATCGCCGAGTCCTTCGGCTCCTTCGCCAAGTTCAAGGCGCAGCTGACCAAGGCGTCCGCCACCACCCAGGGCTCCGGCTGGGGCGTGCTGGCCTACGAGCCGGTCAGCGGCCGCCTCATCGTCGAGCAGGTCTACGACCACCAGGGCAACGTGGGCCAGGGCAGCGTCCCGATCCTGGTGTTCGACGCCTGGGAGCACGCCTTCTATCTGCAGTACAAGAACCAGAAGGTCGACTTCATCGAGGCCATGTGGCGCGTCGTCAACTGGCAGGACGTGGCCAAGCGCTTCACCGAGGCCAAGGGCCGCACGCCGCTGATCACGCCCTGA
- a CDS encoding NUDIX hydrolase — protein sequence MRTVLRVAAYAVCVRDGQILLARWVARDGAKRWTLPGGGMDHGEDPLDTAVREVAEETGYRAEMTALLGIDSERHSYSRALGASADYQGLRIVYEGRVTGGELRPETGGSTDLAAWHPLAGVTALDRVPLVDTGLALWRTRPPAGRAAQRGSTTT from the coding sequence ATGCGAACGGTGCTGAGGGTGGCCGCCTACGCGGTCTGCGTACGGGACGGTCAGATCCTGCTCGCCCGCTGGGTCGCCCGCGACGGCGCCAAGCGGTGGACCCTGCCCGGCGGCGGGATGGACCACGGCGAGGACCCGCTCGACACCGCCGTCCGCGAGGTGGCGGAGGAGACCGGCTACCGGGCCGAGATGACGGCCCTGCTCGGCATCGACTCGGAGCGCCACAGCTACTCCCGCGCACTCGGCGCCTCCGCCGACTACCAGGGCCTGCGCATCGTCTACGAAGGACGCGTCACCGGCGGCGAACTCCGCCCCGAGACCGGCGGCTCCACCGACCTGGCCGCCTGGCACCCCCTGGCCGGCGTGACGGCGCTCGACCGCGTCCCCCTCGTCGACACGGGCCTCGCACTGTGGCGGACCCGTCCCCCCGCCGGCCGGGCCGCTCAGCGCGGCAGCACCACCACGTAG
- a CDS encoding aspartate-semialdehyde dehydrogenase: MKVGIVGATGQVGTVMRRILAERKFPVDELRLFASARSAGSTVDFEGREVTVEDAATADWAGLDIVLFSAGGATSRALAEKVAAQGAVVIDNSSAWRRDPDVPLVVSEVNPHAVKDRPKGIIANPNCTTMAAMPVLKPLHVEAGLTALVATTYQAVSGSGLAGVAELDGQVKEVAGRATELTHDGEALDFPEPGVYKRPIAFNVLPLAGAIVDDGSFETDEEQKLRNESRKILEIPELKVSGTCVRVPVFSGHSLQVNVRFERPLAVERAYELLKDAPGVELSEIPTPLQAAGKDVSFVGRIRVDETAENGLALFLSGDNLRKGAALNAVQIAELVADELRAG, encoded by the coding sequence GTGAAGGTCGGAATCGTCGGAGCCACCGGGCAGGTCGGCACGGTCATGCGCAGGATCCTCGCCGAGCGGAAGTTCCCGGTCGACGAGCTGCGCCTCTTCGCCTCCGCGCGCTCCGCGGGCTCCACCGTCGACTTCGAGGGCCGTGAGGTCACCGTCGAGGACGCCGCCACGGCGGACTGGGCCGGCCTCGACATCGTGCTCTTCTCCGCAGGCGGCGCCACCTCCCGGGCCCTCGCCGAGAAGGTCGCCGCCCAGGGCGCCGTCGTGATCGACAACTCCTCCGCCTGGCGGCGCGACCCCGACGTGCCGCTCGTGGTGTCCGAGGTGAACCCCCACGCGGTCAAGGACCGCCCGAAGGGGATCATCGCCAACCCGAACTGCACCACCATGGCCGCCATGCCGGTGCTCAAGCCGCTCCATGTGGAGGCGGGGCTGACCGCGCTGGTCGCCACCACCTACCAGGCCGTGTCCGGCTCCGGTCTCGCCGGCGTCGCCGAGCTCGACGGCCAGGTCAAGGAGGTCGCCGGCCGCGCGACCGAGCTGACCCACGACGGCGAGGCCCTGGACTTCCCCGAGCCCGGCGTCTACAAGCGCCCCATCGCGTTCAACGTGCTGCCGCTGGCCGGCGCGATCGTCGACGACGGCTCCTTCGAGACGGACGAGGAGCAGAAGCTCCGCAACGAGTCCCGCAAGATCCTGGAGATCCCGGAGCTGAAGGTCTCCGGCACCTGTGTCCGCGTCCCCGTCTTCTCCGGCCACTCGCTCCAGGTCAACGTGCGCTTCGAGCGTCCGCTGGCCGTGGAGCGCGCCTACGAGCTCCTGAAGGACGCACCGGGCGTGGAGCTCTCCGAGATCCCGACCCCGCTCCAGGCGGCCGGCAAGGACGTCTCCTTCGTGGGCCGCATCCGTGTCGACGAGACCGCGGAGAACGGTCTGGCGCTGTTCCTGTCGGGCGACAACCTGCGCAAGGGCGCGGCGCTGAACGCGGTGCAGATCGCCGAGCTGGTCGCCGACGAGCTGCGCGCCGGCTGA
- a CDS encoding DsbA family protein: protein MADNGKTPVDFWFDPLCPWAWITSRWVLEVEKVRDIEVRWHVMSLAVLNEDKLDEVPAEYREMLETKAWAPVRVVVAAQQEHGDEVVGKLYTALGTRFHNKGEGPTLTAIREALEDVGLPVSLAQYADQDTYDTQLRASHHEGITKVGQEVGTPVIAVPGADGEQIAFFGPVVTPTPRGEAAARLWDGTLLVASTPGFYEIKRTRTQGPSFE from the coding sequence ATGGCGGACAACGGCAAGACACCGGTGGACTTCTGGTTCGACCCGCTGTGCCCGTGGGCGTGGATCACGTCCCGGTGGGTCCTGGAGGTCGAGAAGGTCCGGGACATCGAGGTCCGCTGGCATGTGATGTCGCTCGCCGTGCTCAACGAGGACAAGCTCGACGAGGTCCCTGCGGAGTACCGGGAGATGCTGGAGACCAAGGCGTGGGCCCCGGTGCGGGTCGTCGTCGCCGCCCAGCAGGAGCACGGGGACGAGGTCGTCGGCAAGCTGTACACCGCGCTCGGCACCCGGTTCCACAACAAGGGCGAGGGGCCGACCCTGACGGCGATCCGCGAGGCGCTGGAGGACGTCGGCCTGCCCGTGTCCCTCGCGCAGTACGCCGACCAGGACACCTACGACACGCAGCTGCGCGCCTCCCACCACGAGGGCATCACCAAGGTCGGCCAGGAGGTCGGCACCCCGGTGATCGCCGTACCGGGAGCCGACGGCGAGCAGATCGCCTTCTTCGGCCCGGTCGTGACGCCCACGCCCCGCGGCGAGGCGGCGGCCCGGCTGTGGGACGGCACCCTGCTGGTGGCGTCGACGCCGGGCTTCTACGAGATCAAGCGCACCCGTACCCAGGGCCCGTCCTTCGAGTGA